The Polyangium aurulentum genomic interval GTGGTGAGCTCGGCCTGCTCGGCATCACGGTGCCGGCCGAGCACGGAGGCGCGGGGCTCGACGCGACGGCCGCGGTGATCGTGCATCACGAGCTGTCGAAGAGCGACCCGGGCTTCACGCTCGCGTACCTCGCGCACGCGATGCTGTTCGTGAACAACTTCTACTGGGGCGCGAACGACGAGCAGCGCGCGCGCTACCTGCCCAAGGTGATCTCGGGCGAGTGGATCGGCGCGATGGGCATGACGGAGCCGTCGAGCGGCACCGACGTGCTCGGGATGCGGACGTTCGCGAAGAAGCAGGGCGACCGCTACGTGCTGCGAGGCCGCAAGGCGCTGATCACGAACGCGGTCGACGCGCAGGTGTTCATCGTCTACGCGACCGTCGAGGGCGAGATCACGACGTTCGTGGTCGAGCGCAACACGCCCGGGTTCTCGACGGGGACGAAGACCGCGAAGATGGGCATGCGCGCGAGCACGCTGAGCGAGCTGATCCTCGACGACGTCGAGGTGCCCGCGGCGAACATGCTCGGCGAGGAGGGCGGCGGCATCAAGAACATGATGCGCAACCTCGAGATCGAGCGGCTGACCTTGGCCGCGATGAGCCTCGGGATCGCGGATCGGTGCATGGACATCATGGTGCGCTACGCGGCGGAGCGGACGAGCTTCGGCAAGTCGCTGGCGGAGCACGGGCAGATCCAGCGCTACATCGGCGAGAGCTACGCGAAGACGGAGGCCGCGCGCGCGCTGATCTACAACACGGCGCGCTTCGTGGGCCCGGGCTTTCGGAACCGCCTCGGCACGGACGCGGCGAAGCTGTTCGCGGCGCCCGTGGGCAAGGAGGTCGCCGACAACGCGATGCAGGTGCTCGGCGGCTGGGGCTACTGCAGCGAGTACAAGGTCGAGCGGCTGCTCAGGGACGCGAAGCTGCTCGAGATCGGCGGCGGGACGATCGAGTCGCACCAGAAGAACATCACGAAGGATCTGCTGCGCAAGGTGCGGCAGGGATAGAGGGCGCGGGCGCGAAGCTCCTCGGCTCCGCGCCCGCATTCTCTCGGTCGACCTCCACGCGCGCGGCGCCCGCTCAGGGATTCAGCCAGGCGACGAAGAGGCTGGCGCTTCCGGTGGGGGTGGCCTGGTTGTACACGCTCGGCGCCCCGCCGAAGTCGATGGCGGCATTGAACCCCGTGGCGATGGCGCGCCCGGTCCCGTCCATACGGAACGCCGCGACCTCGCCCTCTGCGCTCGTGCTGCCAAAGGACTGATTCGCGAGCCAGTTGCCGGACGCGTCGTATTTCGCGAGGAAGATGGTGTAGTGATTGACGTTCACGACCGGACCGCCGCCGAGATCGACCGTCCCGGATTGGCTCCCCGCGACGATGACGTTGTCCGCGCTGTCCACGCCGAGGGCCTTGCCATTCACGTTCGCGCCGTCACTCACGCCGAAGAGACCTCGGCTCCAGAGGTGATTCCCCGAAGCGTCGTACTTGGCCACGAACGTATCGGGATTGCCCCCGCTGACGATCGGCGCGCCCCCTGCATTCGCATAGAAGTTGAACGGCGCCGAGACGATGACGGCGCCCGCGCTGTCCACGGCGACGTCGAAGGCTTGCCCGATACCGGCGCTGGCGAAGCTCGTGCTCCAGAGGTGGTTGCCCGAAGGGTCGAATTTCGCGATGAAGGGATCGAACTCGGACTCCGTCACGAGCAGCCCTCCGCCGAAATCGGTCGCGTGGAGGGCGCCGGCGAGGATGACGTTCTCCGCGCTGTCGATCGTCATCGCCGTGCTCATGGAGCGCACGAAGCTCTTGGCCCAGACGACGCCGCCGTTCGCGTCGAGCTTCATGAAGAGGGTGCTGACAACGCCCTCCACGTGGAGCGTCGTGTTGATCTCGTCGAATGTCATGCCCCCGGATGGGGTGTCATCCATGAGATAGCCGGTCACGAAGATATCCCCGTCCTCGTTCGTGACGACGTCGACGCCCCGCTGGGTGCCCGGCGCGGTGAAGACGCGCTTCCAGAGAACATGACCGGCCGGATCGAGCTTGGCCACGATGACATCTTGATCGACCGGGGAGCCGGGGGGCGTGCCGTCGCAGAGGACGCCCCCGATGACATAGCCCGTCACGATGATGTTGCCTTTCCCATCGAACGCGACGCCGAGGCCGTCACCATTTCGCGCGTCGAGCTGCCGCGTCCAGAGCGTATTGCTGGCCGCGTCGAGCTTCGTGACGAAGATGTCCGGTCCCGACAGCCTGAACGCGCTGACCGCCGAACCGTTGCCGAGATCGAGGACACCCCCGAACTGCCCGGTGACGACCACGTTGTTCGCGTCATCGACGTCGATGGCCCGACTCATCTGAAACGTATCGGCATTCCCGGTCGGGGCGACCTCGTCACAACCGCCCCCGCTTCCCCCGCTGCCCCCGCTGCCGCCGCTGCCGCCGCTTCCGCCACTGTCGCCGCCTCCGCTCCCGGTGGGCCCCTGCGAGCCTCCCGTCGATCCGGACGACGCCGAGCTGCTGGAATCGGAGCCCGGGCCTTCATGAACGACGACCTTGCATGAAGCTGTCCCGAGCACATAGGCCAGGCACGCGAGCGCGCCGGCCTGACCGAAAAGTCGATATCTCATAAGCCATCCCTCCAGCGAACGAGCCTGATCACTGACCGGGCAGCGAGCCAGACTACAAGCTTCGAACGCTAGACGGGCTCTTCTGTGATTGTAAATACCTCCTGGTGTCGCAAACGTGCTCACAGCCGCCCCGCGCCGAGCTTCTTCAGCTCCTTGCAGGCCTCCTGCTCGCCATCCTTGCAGCCGCGTTCGTAGAGCTTGCGCGCCTTCTCCAGATCACGCGGCACTCCATTGCCCTCGGCGAATGCCTTGGCGGCCGTCCCGCAGCCCTGTGACTGCTCGGCCTTGCACGCGCGCTCGTAATAGTCGACCGCCGTCTTCCGATCGGCGGCCACGTCGCGGCCATTCTCGTACGCGCTGGCGACGTGCAGGCACGCGGTGCTCACATCGCCGTCGCATGCGCGCTTGTAAAGCTCGACCGCGCGCGCCCCGTCGCGGGCCACGCCGAAGCCCTCGGCGTACATCACGCCCAGGCCATTGCAGCTCGCCGCGTAACCGCCGCGGCATCCCTTCTCGAACGCCGCAAAAGCACGCTTGTTGTTCTCGCCGTCCTTGTCCTTTGGCGTCATCAGGTCGAGCCCGAGCGCATGGCAGCCCGAGAGCTCGTTTTTATTGCAAAGGTCTTCGTGGGCGGCGATCTCCGCAGAATTGCGGCCATCGCCTGCGCCGTGGATGTAGACGAGACGGCCTTTCTCTTTCTCGTTCTCCGGCTCCGGCCTGGATGCGGCGGGGGGCGGCGGCGCCGTGGCCGCGGGGGGCGGCGAGGCGGGCGGCGGGGCGGGCGGCGGAGTCGCGGGCGCAGGGGGCTCCGCTCCGCAACCGAGGAGCAGGGCGGCCACGGAGCTCAGGAGGGCGACACGCGCGGGCATGATGGGATTTCTACCAAACATTCGCGGAGCAGAGGAGCCCGAAGCTCGACTGCAAGCGTTGCAACCGCCCACTCGGCGGCCGAGTCGCCACGCTCGCGGGATGGAAACGCCCGCTCGGTCCCCGAGCGGCCGACTGCAACGCTTGCAAGCGCCGACGGGGTCACCCAGTGGCCCGTTGCAAGCGTTGCAAAGCCCGACGGGGCGACCGAGAAGCCCGCTGCAAGCGTTGCAAAGCCCGACTGGGTGACCGAGAAGCCCGCTGCAAGGCTTGCAACAAGCGTTGCGGCGGCCGAGGGGCCCGTTTCAACACCCGAAAGGCGGTTTCAGCGCAAAGGGACGAGATCGCTCGGCAAAAGCGCTTGACGCGTGCGGCCAGCGGCCCGATGCCGTGCGGCGTGACGCCGGAGAAAGCCATCCAGGAAGCCGCCGCGGGGAACTTGAAGCCGGTCTATCTCGTCGTGGGCGAGGAGCGCTACCTCTCCGACCGCGTACTCGCCGCGCTCAGGGACGCGACCATGAAGGGCGGCATCGCGGGCTTCAACGAGGACAAGTTCCTCGCCGGCGAGGCCTCGGTCGACGCCGTGCTCTCCGCCGCGAAGATGGTGCCCATGATGGCCAAGCGCAGGTTCGTCCTGGCGCGCGGCCTCGAGCGCTGGGAAGGCAAGAAGAGCGAGAGCGACGACGACGACGACGCGCCCGTCGACAAGGGCGGCAAGGGCGGCAGCCCGCTCGACGCGCTCGCCGAGTACGCGAAGGCGCCCGTCTCGTCGACCGTGCTCGTCCTGTCGGCGAACAAGCTGCACGGGCAGCGCAAGATCGTCACGGCCGCCAAGAAGGGCGACTTCATCGTCAACTGCGAGCCGCTCAGCCGCAAAGAGCTGCCGAATTTCGTGCGCAAGATGGCGAAGGAGAAGGGCCACGACATCGCCCCCGACGTGGCCGATCACCTCGCCGAGATCGCAGGCCCCGAGCTCGGCTACGTGGCGGACGCGATCGAGCGGCTCAGCCTGTTCGTGGGCGAAGGCGCGCCGATCACGGACGACGCGGTCGCGACGATGGTGACGAAGGTCCGACAGAGCACGGTCTGGGAGCTGCTCGACGCGCTCACCAAGCGCCGGATCGACAAGGCGATGGCCACGCTCTCGGACGTGGTGGACCCGAAGGACGGCGGGCTGAAGCTGCTCGGCGCGGTGGCGTGGTCGGTGCGGCAGCTCGTGAAGATGGAGTCGGCGCTGCGCGAAGGGGCGAACGTGACCGAGGCGGCCGCGCGCGCGGGCGTGCCGCCGTTCCGCGCGAACGACGCGGCGCAGACGGTGCGCGCCCTGCCGCGCGGGACGTTGACCGTGTGGCTCAAGCTGCTCGCCGAGGCAGACCGCGCGCTGAAGAGCTCGCGGCGGACGGCGCAATCGATCCTGGAGACGATGGTGATTTCGATGTGCCGGTGAGGCCGGCCGATGGGAGAGGTCAGGCCTCTTCGAGCGCGCTCGCCCCGGACGGCTCGGGCGTGAGGGGAGCGTAATCTTCGGGCAGGGTGGGCATCCACTTGCCGAGGCGCTCGAATGCGGCGGAGATGTCGCTGCGGACGCGGTCGCGCAGGGCGTCGACGTCCTCGATGTTCATGCCCTTCACGTCGATGGGGGGCAGGACCTCGATGCGGGCCTGGCATTTCACGCCGAAGACCCAGGAGCTCTTGGGGATGGCGTGGCGCGTGCCGGCGATTGCAATGGGCAGGATGGGGACGCCGGTCTCGAGCGCGAGGCGGAATGCGCCGTCCTTGAAGGGCTTGATCTCGCCGTCGGAGGAGCGCGTGCCCTCGGGGAAGATCATGACGCTCATGCCGCGGTCGAGATACCACTTGCAGCGCGCCATGGCCGATTTCGCGCTCTCGCGCTCGCCGCGCCGGAGCGGGATGTCGCCCGCCATCGACATCATCCAGCCGAGCCCCGGGACCTTGAAGTTCGCCTCCTTCGAGAGCCACTTCATTTCCCAGGGCAGGTAGCTGATCGCCGGGATGTCCGCGATGGACTGGTGATTGGCGACGACGATGAAGGGGCCGCTCTTCTTCGGGCGCTCCCAGCCGCTGATCTTCACGCTCCAGAGCGGATTGAGCCGCACGAGCATGGTGCCGCAGATGCGAAAGAACCGGCCCACCACCTTGCGCAGAGGGTCGAACGGCGTCGTGCATACGAACACGATCGCGACGAGCCCCGTCGAGACGAGCACGACGGTGACGATCTCCACCCAGTTCCAGATCGAGACGAGCTTGGCTTTCATGCGCTTGGAATGCGATTTCGTACCCGAGCGCGCGAAAGACCGCAAGAGGGGTGATCTCGCGACACGACGTTGACGCAATGCACCGGCGCGACGCGTCGCTCACGCGTCCCGGCATCACACGAGGAGCGCAATCGGTCGTCGTTACTGCAATCCTGACGCTTTCGTGACAGAAGGATTGCGCGCTGCGGATGGACAGCGCGAAATTATCGCTCAGGCGAGGTAGCCGCCGTCGATGACGAGCGCCTGCCCGGTGATCCCGCCCGCCGAGGGGCCCGCGAGGTACAATGCGAGATCGGCAACCTCGCGCGGCTCGAGGATGCGGCCGATGGGGACGCCCTGCTCGGCTTGCTCCAGCGTGAGGCCGAGGTCGCGCATGCGCTCGTCCGCCAGATCGGTGCGGGTCCAACCGGGGCAGATGGCGTTGACGGTGATGCGCCGCGGGGCGGCGTAACGGGCGAGGGCGCGCGTGAGCCCGAGGACGCCGTGCTTGGCCGCGGTGTAGCCGATCTGATCCGGCGCGCCCTTGAGCGCGAGGGTCGAGGCGACGTTGATGATCCGCCCCGACCCGTCCGGCAGGTGGGGCAGCGCGTGCTTGCACATGAAATAGGTACCGTCGAGGTTCACGGCGATCATGCGGTGCCAGATCGCGTCGTCCTTGGCGGGATCCATCGGGTTCTCGCCCGCGATCCCCGCATTGTTGACCAGGACGTCGAGCCGGCCGAAGCGAGCGATCACGCGAGCGACGCAATCGCGGACGCTGGCGGCGTCGGAGACGTCGCACGCGATGAATTCATCCGCGTACGGAGGCGGCTCGCTCGCGCTGCGGGCGCACACCGCGACGAGGAAGCCGCTCTCCTTGAAGCGCTCGGCCACGGCGGCGCCGATCCCGCGCCTGCCGCCCGTGACGAAGACGACGCGCTGTTCGGCGCTCATTGCGCGAGCCCTCCCCCGTCCACCGGGACCACCGTGCCCGTCATGTACGAGGCCGCGTCCGAGGCGAGGAACGCGATCGTCCAGGCAATCTCGTGCGGCTTGGCGAACCGGCCGAGCGGGATGCCGGCGCGATAACGATCCGCGACGTCCGCGGGGTAGACGTCGGGATAGCGCGCGTGCAGATCGTGCAGGGCCTGGTTCATCATCTTCGTGTCCGTGGGCCCGGGCGCGACGCCGTTGACGCGAATGCCCTTGGGCGCCCAGTCGAGCGCGGCGCTCAGGGTGAGCTGGGCGAGGGCGGCCTTCGACGAGCCGTACGCTGCGGCGAAGCGCCTGCCGACGAAGGCCTGGTCGCTCGCGTTGTTGACGATTGCGCCGCCGCCCGCGCGGATCATGTGCGGAATGGCCGCCTTCATGAGCATGAACGGGGCCTTGAAATTGACCGTGAGCACCTCCTCGAGCTCCTCGAGCGGCGTCTCCACGATATCGCCCATGTTGCTCGTCCCCGCATTGTTCACGAGGATGTCGAGCCTGCCGGCCGCTTCCACGACGCGGGCCACGTGACCGTCGATGCTCTTCAGATCGCGCAGGTCGACGTCGGGCAAATCGAAGCCGTGGACGACGGCCCCGTGCTCGGCGAGCAGGCGCGCGACCGCCTCCCCAATGCCGTGGCGATGCCCCGTCACGATCGCTACTTTTCCGTCCAATCCAGGAAGCATGGGGCGACGCATACCACGCCGCCCGCGCAGCGTCGATCCCGGCCTCGGCGCGTGCGACCCGTACGGAAAAACGAGCCGCAAAAAGCCTTTCGCCCGACGGTCCCAGTCCGTCTGCCTCTGCTACGCTCCGTTCCTCGATGACGTCCGACGCCAAGCCTTCCCTCACCGCCATCATCCTCGCCGCCGGCCAGGGCACGCGCATGAAGAGCGCGCGGCCCAAGGTGCTCCACGAGCTCTGTGGACGGCCGATGGTCGACTACGCGATCGACGCCGCGCTCGCGGCCGGCTCCGACGACGTGGTGGTCGTCGTGGGCCACGGCCGGGACGAGATGATCGCGCACCTCGGCAAAGCCTACGGCGCCCGCGTCCGCACCGCCGTGCAGGAGAACCAGCGCGGCACCGGCGACGCCGTCCGCTCGGCCCTGCCCGCCCTCGCCCCGTCCACCGAGCTGGTGCTCATCCTCTGCGGCGACACGCCCCTGGTCGACCCCGCCGAGCTGGTCCGCCTGAAGACCGCCCTCGGCGCGGAGAACGCGCTCGCCATGCTCACGGCCCTGGTCGACGACCCCACGGGCTACGGCCGCATCCTGCGCGACGGCGAGGGCCGCATCACCTGCATTCGCGAGCACCGCGATGCGAGCGCCGAGGAGAAGAACGTCCGCGAGGTGAACACGGGGATCTACATCGCCCGCGCGGCATTCCTGCGCGAGGCGGTGCAGGGGCTGCAACCGAACAACGCCCAGGGCGAGCTTTACCTCACCGATATCGTGGCCACCGCGTCGAAGGCGGGCGTGGTCGCTTCATGGACCACCCAGGCTGCCGGCGCGCTCGTTGGCGTCAACGACAGATCGCAGCTCGCGGCCGCCGAGGATGCCATGTACACGCGCATCGCCGACCGCTTCCGCCGCGAGGGCGCCACGATCCGCGCGACGGCGCGCATCGACGCCTCCGTCGTGGTCGAGCCCGACGCGGTGATCGAGCATTACGTGGTCCTGCGCGGCAATACGAAGATCGGCCGCGGCGCGCGCGTCGACGTGGGCTCGGTGCTCACCGACGTCGAGGTCGCCCCCGAGGCGGTGGTGAAACCCTATTCGGTCTGCACGAGCTCGACGATCGGCGAAAAGGCGCAGATCGGTCCCTTCTCGCACCTCAGGCCCGAGAGCCAGATCGAGGCCGACGCGCACATCGGCAATTTCGTCGAGACCAAGAAGACGGTGATCCGGCGCGGCGCGAAGGCCAATCACCTCGCATACCTGGGCGACGGCGACGTGGGCGAGGGCGCGAACATCGGCGCCGGGACCATCTTCTGCAATTACGACGGCTTCAAGAAGCACAAGACCGAGATCGGCCCGGGCGCGTTCATCGGCAGCGATTCACAGATCGTGGCCCCCGTCCGCATCGGCGCCGGCGCCTACGTGGCCACGGGGACGACCGTGACGCGCGACGTGCCCGACGATGCGCTCGCCATTGGTCGCGCCAAGCAAGAGAACAAGGAAGGCTACGCCTCGCGGCTGAAGTCG includes:
- a CDS encoding tetratricopeptide repeat protein; its protein translation is MPARVALLSSVAALLLGCGAEPPAPATPPPAPPPASPPPAATAPPPPAASRPEPENEKEKGRLVYIHGAGDGRNSAEIAAHEDLCNKNELSGCHALGLDLMTPKDKDGENNKRAFAAFEKGCRGGYAASCNGLGVMYAEGFGVARDGARAVELYKRACDGDVSTACLHVASAYENGRDVAADRKTAVDYYERACKAEQSQGCGTAAKAFAEGNGVPRDLEKARKLYERGCKDGEQEACKELKKLGAGRL
- a CDS encoding lysophospholipid acyltransferase family protein is translated as MKAKLVSIWNWVEIVTVVLVSTGLVAIVFVCTTPFDPLRKVVGRFFRICGTMLVRLNPLWSVKISGWERPKKSGPFIVVANHQSIADIPAISYLPWEMKWLSKEANFKVPGLGWMMSMAGDIPLRRGERESAKSAMARCKWYLDRGMSVMIFPEGTRSSDGEIKPFKDGAFRLALETGVPILPIAIAGTRHAIPKSSWVFGVKCQARIEVLPPIDVKGMNIEDVDALRDRVRSDISAAFERLGKWMPTLPEDYAPLTPEPSGASALEEA
- a CDS encoding SDR family NAD(P)-dependent oxidoreductase, translated to MSAEQRVVFVTGGRRGIGAAVAERFKESGFLVAVCARSASEPPPYADEFIACDVSDAASVRDCVARVIARFGRLDVLVNNAGIAGENPMDPAKDDAIWHRMIAVNLDGTYFMCKHALPHLPDGSGRIINVASTLALKGAPDQIGYTAAKHGVLGLTRALARYAAPRRITVNAICPGWTRTDLADERMRDLGLTLEQAEQGVPIGRILEPREVADLALYLAGPSAGGITGQALVIDGGYLA
- a CDS encoding acyl-CoA dehydrogenase family protein, whose translation is MSDALFDLENPTEEHRMLRQMVRNFARDVVEPQADEHDRTGTLNVDLMRRCGELGLLGITVPAEHGGAGLDATAAVIVHHELSKSDPGFTLAYLAHAMLFVNNFYWGANDEQRARYLPKVISGEWIGAMGMTEPSSGTDVLGMRTFAKKQGDRYVLRGRKALITNAVDAQVFIVYATVEGEITTFVVERNTPGFSTGTKTAKMGMRASTLSELILDDVEVPAANMLGEEGGGIKNMMRNLEIERLTLAAMSLGIADRCMDIMVRYAAERTSFGKSLAEHGQIQRYIGESYAKTEAARALIYNTARFVGPGFRNRLGTDAAKLFAAPVGKEVADNAMQVLGGWGYCSEYKVERLLRDAKLLEIGGGTIESHQKNITKDLLRKVRQG
- a CDS encoding SDR family NAD(P)-dependent oxidoreductase — protein: MLPGLDGKVAIVTGHRHGIGEAVARLLAEHGAVVHGFDLPDVDLRDLKSIDGHVARVVEAAGRLDILVNNAGTSNMGDIVETPLEELEEVLTVNFKAPFMLMKAAIPHMIRAGGGAIVNNASDQAFVGRRFAAAYGSSKAALAQLTLSAALDWAPKGIRVNGVAPGPTDTKMMNQALHDLHARYPDVYPADVADRYRAGIPLGRFAKPHEIAWTIAFLASDAASYMTGTVVPVDGGGLAQ
- the glmU gene encoding bifunctional UDP-N-acetylglucosamine diphosphorylase/glucosamine-1-phosphate N-acetyltransferase GlmU yields the protein MTSDAKPSLTAIILAAGQGTRMKSARPKVLHELCGRPMVDYAIDAALAAGSDDVVVVVGHGRDEMIAHLGKAYGARVRTAVQENQRGTGDAVRSALPALAPSTELVLILCGDTPLVDPAELVRLKTALGAENALAMLTALVDDPTGYGRILRDGEGRITCIREHRDASAEEKNVREVNTGIYIARAAFLREAVQGLQPNNAQGELYLTDIVATASKAGVVASWTTQAAGALVGVNDRSQLAAAEDAMYTRIADRFRREGATIRATARIDASVVVEPDAVIEHYVVLRGNTKIGRGARVDVGSVLTDVEVAPEAVVKPYSVCTSSTIGEKAQIGPFSHLRPESQIEADAHIGNFVETKKTVIRRGAKANHLAYLGDGDVGEGANIGAGTIFCNYDGFKKHKTEIGPGAFIGSDSQIVAPVRIGAGAYVATGTTVTRDVPDDALAIGRAKQENKEGYASRLKSRLKAGAAKKNESGG
- the holA gene encoding DNA polymerase III subunit delta, whose protein sequence is MTPEKAIQEAAAGNLKPVYLVVGEERYLSDRVLAALRDATMKGGIAGFNEDKFLAGEASVDAVLSAAKMVPMMAKRRFVLARGLERWEGKKSESDDDDDAPVDKGGKGGSPLDALAEYAKAPVSSTVLVLSANKLHGQRKIVTAAKKGDFIVNCEPLSRKELPNFVRKMAKEKGHDIAPDVADHLAEIAGPELGYVADAIERLSLFVGEGAPITDDAVATMVTKVRQSTVWELLDALTKRRIDKAMATLSDVVDPKDGGLKLLGAVAWSVRQLVKMESALREGANVTEAAARAGVPPFRANDAAQTVRALPRGTLTVWLKLLAEADRALKSSRRTAQSILETMVISMCR